From Xiphophorus hellerii strain 12219 chromosome 20, Xiphophorus_hellerii-4.1, whole genome shotgun sequence, the proteins below share one genomic window:
- the LOC116710532 gene encoding solute carrier family 2, facilitated glucose transporter member 1-like produces MDSGKQLTFPLLMSIGTAVIGSLQFGYNSGVINAPQKIIENFINETYKERYGEDITSSFLTGIWAISVSIFSIGGIFGSFSVGFFVNRLGRRNSMLIANILAFIAAALMGFSKLARSWEMLIIGRFVVGLYSGLCTGFVPMYIGEVSPTALRGALGTLHQLGIVVGILIAQIFGLEMIMGNAEFWPLLLGFLFIPAVIQCVLLPLCPESPRFLLINKNEENKAKTVLKKLRGATDVSSDMQEMKEESRQMMREKKVTILELFRSPLYRQPIIIAIVLQLSQQLSGINAVFYFSTRIFEKAKVPQPVYATIGAGVVNTAFTVVSLFVVERAGRRTLHLLGLMGMAASAVLMTIALALLDKLFWMSYLSIVAIFAFVAFFEMGPGPIPWFIVAELFSQGPRPSAMAVAGFCNWTANFIVAQSFQYVEELCGPYVFIIFTILLLFFFIFTYFKVPETRGRTFDDISAGFRQTAGAGAEKHSPEELNSLGADSQL; encoded by the exons ATGGACTCAGGGAAG caACTAACGTTCCCCTTGTTGATGAGCATTGGCACTGCGGTGATTGGCTCCCTGCAGTTTGGATACAACTCAGGTGTCATCAATGCTCCACAGAAG ATCATTGAGAATTTCATCAATGAGACGTATAAAGAACGTTACGGGGAGGACATTACCAGCAGCTTCCTCACAGGAATCTGGGCCATTTCTGTGTCCATCTTCTCTATTGGAGGCATTTTTGGTTCCTTCTCTGTTGGATTCTTTGTCAACCGTTTGGGAAG GAGGAACTCCATGCTCATAGCTAACATTTTAGCCTTCATCGCAGCTGCTCTGATGGGTTTTTCAAAGTTGGCCAGGTCTTGGGAAATGCTCATCATTGGTCGCTTTGTAGTGGGTCTCTACTCCGGCCTCTGCACTGGCTTTGTGCCCATGTATATCGGCGAAGTCTCGCCGACGGCCCTGCGAGGCGCATTGGGCACGCTGCACCAGCTGGGAATCGTCGTAGGCATCCTCATTGCACAG ATATTTGGGTTGGAGATGATCATGGGTAACGCTGAGTTTTGGCCTCTGCTGCTGGGCTTCCTCTTCATCCCGGCGGTGATACAGTGCGTCCTGCTTCCGCTGTGCCCAGAGAGCCCCCGTTTTCTGCTCATCAACAAGAATGAAGAGAATAAAGCCAAAACAG TCCTGAAGAAGCTAAGAGGGGCAACAGATGTGAGTTCTGACATGCAGGAGATGAAGGAGGAAAGCCGGCAGATGATGAGGGAGAAAAAAGTGACCATCTTGGAGCTTTTCCGCTCTCCGCTCTATCGCCAGCCCATCATTATCGCCATCGTCCTGCAGCTGTCCCAGCAGCTCTCTGGAATCAATGCT GTCTTCTATTTCTCCACACGCATCTTTGAGAAAGCCAAAGTTCCACAGCCAGTATATGCCACCATCGGAGCTGGTGTTGTTAACACTGCTTTCACTGTAGTTTCT CTGTTCGTTGTGGAGCGTGCAGGACGCAGAACTTTGCACCTCCTGGGACTGATGGGCATGGCTGCGTCTGCCGTCCTGATGACCATAGCCTTGGCTTTGCTG GATAAACTCTTTTGGATGTCCTATTTGAGCATTGTGGCCATTTTCGCCTTTGTGGCGTTCTTTGAGATGGGCCCAGGTCCCATCCCCTGGTTCATCGTGGCGGAGTTGTTCTCTCAGGGACCCAGGCCGTCGGCCATGGCTGTAGCTGGTTTCTGCAACTGGACAGCCAACTTTATAGTGGCACAGAGCTTCCAGTATGTAGAG GAACTCTGCGGCCCCTACGTGTTTATCATCTTTACTAtcctgctgctcttcttcttcatcttcacgTACTTCAAAGTGCCAGAGACCCGGGGCCGGACGTTTGACGACATTTCCGCCGGCTTCCGCCAGACGGCCGGCGCTGGAGCAGAGAAACACTCGCCGGAGGAGCTGAACAGCCTGGGAGCGGACTCTCAGCTCTGA